From the Juglans microcarpa x Juglans regia isolate MS1-56 chromosome 7D, Jm3101_v1.0, whole genome shotgun sequence genome, the window AGGAAGTAGCTAAGAGAGCCCAGATCCTTAGTAGCGAACTCAGAATTGAGCTTGCGAGTAAAGCTGTCAAGAAGAGAAGAGTTGTTGCCTGTGAGAAtgatgtcatcaacatagagAAGCAAATAGATCAGATCATTCTGCTTGTGGAAGACGAAAAGTGATGTGTCGGCACGGCTGCAAGAAAAGCCAAGTTGAATGAGAAAGGAACTGAAGCGCTGAAACCAAGCGCTTGGAGCTTGCTTGAGACCATAGAGAGCTTTCTTCAGCTGACAGACATGATTATGAAAGCGAGGGTCAATATACCCTGGGGGCTGCTCCATATAAACATTTTTAGTGAGATGGCCATTGAGAAATGCATTTTTGACATCAAGTTGACGGAGGGGCCATTTGTGGGTCACAGCAAGAGAAAGTACAACACGAACAGTAGTAGCCTTAATGACAGGGCTAAAAGTGTCAGTGTAGTCAAGACCAGGTACCTGAGTGTAGCCCTTGGCAACAAGACGGGTTTTGAGATGCTCGATGGAACCATCAGGGAGATATTTGGTCCGAAACACCCATTTAGAGCCCACAATGTTGGTGTTTGAAGGCTGAGGAACCAAAATCCAAGTGCGATTGTTTTGCAAGGCATGAACTTCTTCATCCATAGCAGCAACCCAAGCAAGATTCTATGTAGCGGATTTGAATCCTTTGGGTTCAGTGGATATGAGGAGAGCAGTAAGAAGTCCTGAGGAACCCACAAGACTGAGATGTGCTGGGTGGCGAGTCTTGAAAATACCAGCTTTGGCTCGTGTAAGCATGGGATGAGAGCCCAATGGAGCAGCTACAATAGGAGTCCGAGCAATGATAGGTGACTCAGTAGTGGGCTCGGGAGGAGCTGGTGAAGGGTCCTCTACAGAAAGTGGCAAAGATGGACCTGCATTCGAATGAGCGACTTGCAAAGACTCATCCATAGGATCAGTACAAATAATACACGAGGTGCATCTGGATTGGGAAATTTTCGGGGAAAGTGGGGCAGGGGAAGACACGGGTAGCTCTGTATGGGGAAGACTAGGTTCtaggaaatttgaaatttaaagggttgagatgggttgagccTGAGAGGTATGATGAGAGGGAAAGTGGTTTTCATCAAATTGGGCATGGCGGGTAATATAAAGTCTGGAGGTGGTGGGATCAAGACAACGAAATCCTTTGTAATAGGAACTATAACCCATGAAGATGCAAGGAATGCTGCGCGGAGAAAATTTGTTAGTCATGTAATCACGTAAACATGGATAAACACGACAACCAAATGGATGGAAATTTTCATAATTGGGAGAGGAACCATAAAGGAGCTCAAAGGGGGACATACCTCCGAGAAGCGGTGTGGGCAAACAATTGATGATGTAAGCCACAGTGCTAAAAGCGTCAACCTAGAAACAAGTAGGCATGtgagaatgaaaaagaagagcGAGACCCGTTTTAGTCACGTGGCGATGTTTCCTTTCAGCACGACCGTTTTGAGCAAGTGTGTAGGGGCATGAGAGCTGATGATGAGTGCCAGAGTTACGAAGGTGAGTTTGAAAGCAATTACTAGTGAATTCTGCACCACcatcactttgaaaaattttgatatgagcAGAGTGTTGATTTTccacaaatttttgaaattgaatgaAAGTATTATAGAAATTAGATTTCAATTTCAATGGATAAAGCCaagtgaagggaaaaaaatcatcGATGAATAAAACATAATAGGTAAAACCCAAATTTGACTTGATAGGTGTGGGACCCCATAGATCGCAATGAATTAGATCTAATACTTTGGACGTACGACGTTCATTGTGAGAATAAGGCAAACGATGATTTTTTGCAAGTTGACATGTTCCATATAACACAGGTGATGGCAAAAAAGAGGTAAGATAGAGCTGtccttttttattcaaaaaagaaataacagaatGATTCACATGTCCTAAACAGGCATGCCATAGATCATACGAAGTAGAAAGAGATTTATTTTATGCAGAATTTCCACGTTCTAGCACATATAAGCCGCCATCACGTTTACCGGTTGCCACCACCTTTCCCGTTTGACGATTCTGAACggtgaaaaaattattagtaaatgTAACAGACAATGGAAAATCAGTCGTTAATTTACTAATAGACAAAAGATTTATAGTGATGCGTGGGACGACGAAAACATCTAATAATTGAACATCAGGACAAGGTGAAGTTTTACCAGTATGAGTGATGGGAAGGGACGCACCATTCCCGACAATAACACAATCCTTACCCGTGTATGAAGTGAACTGGTCCAAAGTGGAATGGGCTGGAGTCATGTGGGCCGAAGCCCCTGTGTCTAAATACCAGTCCGAAGCATCGTTCCCTAAGATGGAGCAAGAGGAAGTGAAGGCTTCGGCTTGCTGAGCTTCCGAGTTTGGACGATGGCGTTCGTAGCGTTGCCGACAGCGGTCTGCGAAGTGCCCCTCCTCGCGACAAATTTGGCAACTAGGTGGTCTCCTGCCAGAAAAAGAACGTCCTTGACCTCTGCCATGGCCACCACCACGACTGTGTTGATTACGAGAAGAAGAGGTCTTGTGATTCGTTTTTGCAGAGGTGCGATTAGAGGCAATAAACACCGCTGGAGTGGGAGCAGCAGGTTCTAGTGATTTTTGGAAGAGTTCAAAACTCTTTGCATTGGGCACCAAGTCGGTAAAACAGGGGAGGGGAGTGAGTGCCATTTGTGCCGTCGAGAAGCTCGAGACTTCCGAGCCAAGACCTCGAAGAAACCAATGCACCTTGTCGGTGCCATCGAGGGGTCGACCGATTGCGTGAAGTTGATCACAAAGGGCTTTGAAGGCTCAGGCATACTCAGAGATAGACTTGGTGCTGCGTTTCATCAACTATAAATCATTCTTGAGTCTGATCTCACAGGCCTTGGAACGGTGACTGAAAGTATTCTCCAAGGCAACCTAGACGTCGCGAGAGGTGGAGAGAACCACCACTTCAGCCATAGCCTCCTCAGTGAGAGAGGAAAGGAGAAGGCTTAGAAGCCATTGGTCTGTGTTCTTCCACCCCACATGTTTGATGTTTGGCGTCTGAGAATCTATAGGGGCAAAACGGGGTGGAGGCTCAAGTGTGCCGTCCACATAGCCGATTAGTTCTTGGCTTTCTAAGAGAGGAAGCAACTGGCTCTTCCACAAAAGATAGTTGGAAGAGGAAAGTTTTATTGTGACCATGTGAATGAGGGTGTTGAAGGGGAGAAGAGTGGACTCGGCAACCATTGAAGAGAAGGATCGATGGAGGTTAATCCGTAAGTTCTTCTGATACCatgagaatatttgaaaaacCACCACACTTGCGTTGGTGAGTctatttcattatataaaagtatttaCATATCTATGTATGGAAATTACATATACAGATTgattacaaataaatgaaaggaaTCAAGAGAATAAATGGAAAGAATTAGACTACACTAATCACAGGTCAATGAGGTCTGTAAATAGGAAAGCCTTATATTAAGGCAGAGAATCTTCATCCTTAACACCATGCACGGTGTCAACTATGGCCATGCAGTTGCATCTCTATTGGTGGCGGGCTTGGCATGCCATGATGGCTAGCAATTTGAAAGCTTGCCATGGCAATGAATAGGATCGACATGCACGGTGTCAACTATGCCTATGCATGGCCATGCTGAGTGTGGCAAGTTTAGGTGCCCAACCCGTGTCCATTTCTTGAGTCGACAAGCTCAAGTTTGTTGGGACAAGAAGTAGAGTGTCAATGACAGTGAGCTAAGCATGGTGCCTGCTGTGGTCCTCGAGATGACACGCATGCTGTCCGTTTGGTGGCTCTCGATGGTGACTTGGTACTTGGAGTATAGAAAATAGTAGAGTAAACCATCAGCATTTTCGCGGTTTTACACTAGAGCCCATGCACATGGGTCATTTGGGGATAATTTCTATTATCTATGGTGATTTTACAAGCTTTAATGGTCTCGCTCTGCCCTCTTTTATTGTGATAAAAATGGCGGAGAGGAAGAAATATAAAGATGGTCTTCTAGTGAGTAAAGTCCCCTTTGCTTTGGTCATTCGTTTTTTCCCCTCAAGCTACCCCTTTCTTACCTCATGAATTTAGATAATGTCACTATGCTACGCTACCAGGCTTGAAGTTTGCTATTGAAAAGAGTGGATCAATATGAAACACAACAAAATTTTTTGGCCAAATTCACGTCTTCAAATTATTCagcaaagaaaaagataatagTAAATGCATGCATTCTCTACACCATCAACTAAACTTCAATTACACAACTGCAAGAAGCAACGTAAAATATAACCTTCATTCTCTTTTCATTCTGTATCCTCTCTTTTCTGAGCGAGATGAAGAGAGCGAGCCAGACAAGCAGTCAATTACTAAATTTGCAGCCACAAGTAGACTCCAGGATCATGATCCAACAGAAGTTACCCACTCTCAATCACCATCCTCAGCCTTTACAGGACCTGCATTCACTGGCTTCTGAAAGACTCTTACTACTGGCATTCCATCACCATCATCATTTTCAACCCTCCACGATCGATCCTTTTTCCTCTGGGGTTTCTTGTGTTGTTTATGAGATGCCTTGGGCTTCTTAACCGTGAGCTTTTTAGAAGAAAGACCATTAGCTATATCGAACGAATTGAGATCATCCAGCACATGCTCCAAACTAGGTGCATCTTCACCTTGAACTTCTCGAGGGTTTTCAATATCAGATGAATCTGAATCATCATTTTGAGACAAGTGTGGTTCTACTGTATCTTCCAATTCACCTTCCTCATTGGATATTCCAGGGGGCATTTCATAGTGGGGCAACTTCCCGTCAATGTAATCCTTCAAAATCTGGCGGGCAGCTCTAGTTTCATCAGGCAGTCCACTAGAAGCAACATACCCACGAGAGGCACAATAAGCTCTCAACAGTTCAGATGCCAGAGGGTGCCGGGACTGTGGCTCATATGGCTTTGGTTTTGGCAGCTTAGTCTTGTAGACATCCTCAATGACATGTCTAGGAACTCGATTGGCCACTATCTGTACAGACTCCCTGTGCTCAGTCATCCGATCAATAGGCAATACTCCAGATGCAATCATCTCATATCTTGAGCTTGAGAAGGATGGAAATACTAATCCGGGGCAGTCACATAGGGTCAGCTCATCAGAAATAAtgagagtttgaaaatgtttagtCTTCCCTGGAGTAGAAGTGACACCTGTGCGCTTCTGGCCCACCAGAGCATTAATTGTTGAGCTCTTCCCCACATTAGGATAGCCAACAAATCCCACAATTACACTCTTCGATGCAGAACTTCCACCAACATCTCTACGAGGAGACTGAGACTGAATATTAGATGAACCTGTACTATTGGAGTGTGGTTTCCTCCTCATCTTGGCGATCTCTTCTGCCTCCCACTGTAAGCGGGCCAAAAGCTCATCCCTTCCATATATTTTTGTATCAGGGTTATCCATCTTCTGCTGGGTATCTTGCGTCTTCTGAGGGTCACTAAAATCTTTCCCTTCAAGAGTAGCAGAAGCAGCTTTAGCTGACCAGAACACAGAGAGAATCTCATTAAGGCGGAAATATTCTGCCCATTTCTGCCTGCAAGAAAGCTAACCAATGAAACCTTTGAACAAGGTTAAACACCTGAAGAAATAGCAGACACTTGATAAAGCAGATACTAACCTGACAGAAAATGGTAAAAGATCTGCCTTGTTAACAAGAAGCAATGTCCGTTTGTGCTCATCAATCTCTTGTGCATATGCCTGCATTCAGAGAAGCTAAATGTTATGCCCATGTCCACGTCTCCATGCAGTCATGAAATCATCCAGTAACAGAGGAAATAATTAAGTTTAGTAGGAgtttatttgcagatgacagaTATGCAAGACATTTCTTCGAATCTCAGAATTCAGTGTACTAGTAAAAATTGGATCCCTCCACTGGGGAATCCCATTTAAAGGATCACAGAAATGAATTTTTCAATAGGAAATGAGTCCTCTTCTGCTTCATAAGCCAACTCacaagatttatatataatgagatTCTTGGTATATGAGAATCATTCTAAAATGATCtttaatatttcaataattacGAAGGGATTTATTCAAGGCCCCACAcacttttctctctcctaaacacttttctctccgtacacatgtaaaaaaatacgTAGTTTTCCTTGCTTGGGTGGTTGGTGAAGGAGGAAAGATGGGTTTCTACATGGATATTGTAATTGAATCCAAGCTTTTCCCACTTGCCAAGGATGGGGGCTGGTTAGTCATCACTGAGGAAAGCAGGAGGGTGAAGTCAAGGTTATTTTTGGGTCCTTCAACAGTGCATTGGTTGGCCAAGGCATTGATAGATTGTTCGAAGGAAGCGAAATGTGATTTTTTCACCCCCGTAAGGGAGGGTAGTCGAAGCTTTCTGGCGCAGCGGTGTTCGAATGATAGGGAAAGATATATTGTTGTGGTGGAGTATGGGGGTAGTGGTAGAAGAAATTGTGTCTTTGTGCCTAAAGAGAAGGACAGCAGTGGGTGGAGAAAGATGGGGGGAGGCACTGTGGGAGTCTCTCCAAGAAAGGAAGTACACCACCAGTCATGGTGCATTACCACCACCGGT encodes:
- the LOC121238770 gene encoding GTPase LSG1-2 is translated as MVKKEKIRLGRALVKQHNQMMQQSKEKGHIYRNQQKKILESVTEVTDIDAIIEQAEEADRLFSLDHPIPNLLINLDSSTSTSNMTPEERREQQKREEMLHASSLQVPRRPPWNAGMSVEELDVNERQAFLVWRRNLARLEENDKLVLTPFEKNLDIWRQLWRVVERSDLLVMVVDARDPLFYRCPDLEAYAQEIDEHKRTLLLVNKADLLPFSVRQKWAEYFRLNEILSVFWSAKAASATLEGKDFSDPQKTQDTQQKMDNPDTKIYGRDELLARLQWEAEEIAKMRRKPHSNSTGSSNIQSQSPRRDVGGSSASKSVIVGFVGYPNVGKSSTINALVGQKRTGVTSTPGKTKHFQTLIISDELTLCDCPGLVFPSFSSSRYEMIASGVLPIDRMTEHRESVQIVANRVPRHVIEDVYKTKLPKPKPYEPQSRHPLASELLRAYCASRGYVASSGLPDETRAARQILKDYIDGKLPHYEMPPGISNEEGELEDTVEPHLSQNDDSDSSDIENPREVQGEDAPSLEHVLDDLNSFDIANGLSSKKLTVKKPKASHKQHKKPQRKKDRSWRVENDDGDGMPVVRVFQKPVNAGPVKAEDGD